In Aspergillus chevalieri M1 DNA, chromosome 7, nearly complete sequence, the sequence ACGCTGACATTGTTGGCAgtatggcttctgttcgtcGCACTGAGCGAAGGTTTAGTTTTTCTCTAGGACAAGATGGAAATTTGCCAGCTGTTATACCTTAACTCTTCTCTCCTTGCAGGTCAAGCAGCCTTTTCGAGATTTCTTGTGAGATCGCCGCGCATGGTATACCGGGGACGACTGCTTCTGCTGCGGCATCGATATCTGGAACATGGTCTGCAGACATCGTACGTTGGTGAGCATCCTTTCGGATGGACTATCCTCGGAAGACATAGGCATGGTTTGTAATATCAGAATGATGTCCCAGATTATTTTTGAATGTGATTAGTTGGCTTCAGATGATGTCTTGAGCTTTGGGGCAACTTCTTGTGGCTAATTTGGGCCTCATTCATTCAGTCCGGGTTGACAAGATCCGTTTCTCAAGTGGTATTTTCGATCGTCGCCCGTCGGTCTTGGCACACTAACTGCATTGGGCTGCGTCGTATTCGCGTGGGTGTTGATTGGGTAGATCAATTCGAGCTTTCGCTAAGCCAGGGGACCCGGATGCATGCTAAGGAGAGTATGTAAAGATGTGCATTGCTCTCCGTTTTGGTCATCCACCATCTTCTTCCATTTTTTCTCAACTCTCTCATGTCTACGGGCACATGCTACACAATGGAGCCCCCTACGGAAGTGGCTGCCGCTGCCACAGCTCATACAGAGAACCAACCAGCATATTCTGCTGACAATGAGCATGAAGATCTATCGCAAAATCGCTCTCGGTCATATCATATCTACCACAACCACTGGCATCGGGACTATAATATCACCACGCCAACTGGACAACAACTATACTACGTGGACAGCTCCTCATTTACAGTCAATAAACCAGACCTGACCGTTCATATGGGAATCGACAACAAGGCACCTGTTATAGCGACGTGCAAATTCATGCACTTCTCAAGGGACTTCTGCGTCGGACTTGGAGACCCGCAGAGCCCAAACCAGGTTGACTGGGAGGACGTCATTTGCCAAGGGTTCCGTCGCAATAACTACCGCTGGCAGATGAACCTCCCAAGTGGGCGACACACATTCGTCTGGAAGAGGACGCATTCCGTTGGTGTGGAGGATGTCCCATTATCCTCTATCAGTTATCGCAATTTCAAGCTCGTGGACGAATCAACAGGCCAGGTGCTGGCGGTATTCACTAATGACTACTTGAGTACCAAAAAGGCTGGAGACTTTCAGGTCTATGCAGACTATGGAAGAGGGTTTAATCTCATCTCTCTCATTACTGTCCTCGCGCTATACGAGAAAGGGAGTCGTCGTCATAGAAGGATCGCCGCTGCTGGCGGCGGGGCTGGTGGATAGAATTAGGCGTGGCTTCTTTTTGGCTGTACAGCTTGCAATACCATATGTAGGGAGCTCGCCTTCTTCAATCCTCAATGTTAGTTAGTCTTCGGTGCTGCGTCAGCGCGAAGCTCTTTCCTCCCTGTAACTAGAGATAGGTGCTTTAGAATAATAATGACCATCGCCATCTATAGCGTTTAGAGCTTTTTGCTGTCAGTGCAAAATCGTGCTCTTGTGTAAACTTGTTGATAAATTGCATTGCGTCAGGATGTCTGTAGTCTAATGTGAGCGTCTCGTGGCGACACAAGGCCATGGACTTGCCACTGCCGAATATGAGCTGACGGATTAGGCGCTACTTCAGCCGAGTCTACATGCTGCGCGAACCATGAGGCCTAGCCTGTGTACATCGTTGACCTTTTGGTCTAATTGACCTATCACCAGAATTCACCCGATTGGGAAATACGAACACGACCCAGCTTGCACTGCCGTCAGCCATGGTCCACTTAAAGCGACTTTAGATGTATATAAATCAGTCTGTATATCTCCCCTAAAGTTCTATTATTGATTATAATCCTATCGCCCTACGGAGCATTATATTCATCATTATAACCAATCAGGGTTGGTTGCCAGATAAGTATTATTGTACTAGTTATCTATTTTAATTTACCAACGTAGCAGAGTTGTTGAATGTCAATATGTATATACCGGTCGATACTTTCCTCCTAATAAATCACTCAGCAAAATGAACGAGCTCGCTATGCTCGAGATCccagcaaaaacaaaaacatacaacagccgggattcgctggtggtcacccacccaactactaaccggccggcgtgtggcttaagtacggctgagcggacgggaagccctgttttccacaccctatggtcgtatgtactaaTAAATTAATTATATTAACTAAGATGGCTCCCAGTTAGAGGTGATGTCGCTTTTCAGTCGCGCGACCAGGGGTGAGTCTGGGTGAGTGCACTATAGAGAGGGTGAGCCATCACCCAACATCGTGCCGCGCCGCGCAATCTCAATCCTCTGAAATTCTTCCAATCTAATGGCATGCTAAAG encodes:
- a CDS encoding uncharacterized protein (COG:S;~EggNog:ENOG410PSWN), with protein sequence MSTGTCYTMEPPTEVAAAATAHTENQPAYSADNEHEDLSQNRSRSYHIYHNHWHRDYNITTPTGQQLYYVDSSSFTVNKPDLTVHMGIDNKAPVIATCKFMHFSRDFCVGLGDPQSPNQVDWEDVICQGFRRNNYRWQMNLPSGRHTFVWKRTHSVGVEDVPLSSISYRNFKLVDESTGQVLAVFTNDYLSTKKAGDFQVYADYGRGFNLISLITVLALYEKGSRRHRRIAAAGGGAGG